Genomic DNA from bacterium:
CTTCAGGGACAGGCTGTGGATATTGCTGAACAGCGGGAAATCGAGACCATCTTTGGGGCGCTGGCTGGCCAGGGTAAACAAGGTCTTGGCGCTGTCCAGATTTTGAGAGGATTCCTGGAGTTCCCCCATCCGGAAATAGGATACCGAAGCGGCCAGGCTTTTGGGGTATTTTTGGGCCAGCTGGTCATAGATCTTCATGGCATCCGGCATGGTGGCAGTTGCGGCAATGATCTGGGAGATCATAAGCTCCATCAGATCGGCCTGGGGGCTGCCTGGCAGGGCCTTTTTAAGCAATGACCGGTATATCCGAAGTGCTTTTTCAGTATCGCCCAAATTCTGATAGCTCTGGGCCAGAAGCATTTTTACCTGATAACCAGTATTTTGGGGAAGGCGCTTGCCAGCCAGCACCTCCAGCTCCTGGACCGCCTGGGGGGTCTGACCCAGGATGATCAGGCACTGGGCATACTTGAAACGGGCTTCGACTGTGAGATCGCCCTTGGGGTGGTTGAAAAGGAATCTCTGCCAGAGTATGGCCGCCTGGGAATAGTCGCCGGAGATCTGGGCGATCTCGGCCTCCAGAAAAGAGATCCGCCGGTGGATTTCCTTGTCGGTTCCGGTCCTTAATAATTGAATGTCGGTCAGGGCGGCGGGGTAATCACCAAGCTTGTAATTCAAAACCGCCGAATTCAGCCGGGCCAGCGGGGCGTATTTACCCTGTCCGTAGAACTGCCAGACCTCCTGAAACTTGCGGAGGGCCTTTTCGTTCTGCCCGGTAAAGAAAAAACAGTTGCCCATATAATATAGGCTGGGGGCCGCCCAGCGGCTGCCGGGATAACTCCCCGCCACCCCGGCAAATTTATCGGCGGCCTGCTGCAGGGCGGAGGCCTGGGCCCCGGCGGCGGACAGGGTATCGGGGAACCCCTGGCGGCTGCGGGTCCCTGAATCATACAGCTTCTTGGCGTTGTAGTAGCTGTTGAAATAAGCGCAGCCGCCGGCTGCTGAGACCAGCAGGGCTGCCGCCAGGAACCGGGGCATCAGCTTGGCAATTATTTTCATATCGTTCTTCATCTTCACCCGCCTAAAACAACAGGTCAGATTAATCTGACCCGCTGTTAATTTTAAAACCATAATATTTACCCGGGATTTTATCCACAGATTAACGCAGATTATAACGAACCTTTTTGTGTTTAACGATAAAACCTTGCATAGAAAAATCTGTGTAAATCTGATAAATCTGCGGATGGGAAAAGGGTGTAAAGTACTTTGGATGATAAGATCAATACTTATTTCAGGAAACCCCGATCTGCACTTTTTGGAAGCGGGCCGGGGCCACCCCGTGACCCACGTGGGCGCTCTGGCCCGGCTGGCCCTTGCCGCAGTTGGGCACCCCCCACAGGTGCCAGGACTTTTTGTTGCAGACCGCGTCGCAGTTGTTCCAGAAGGCCGGGGTGATCCCGGTGTAGGTGGCGTTCTTGAACACCCGGCCGGTCAGTTTCCCGTTCTTGATCTCCCAGGCGATCTCGGTGGCGAACTGGAAGTTGAGGCGCTTGTCGTCTATGCTCCAGGTCTTGGTGGTGTCGAACAGCACCGCGTCTTTGGTGTCGGCGATCAGATCCTGGTAATCCCACTTTCCCGGCTCCAGGTTGATGTTGGTCATCCGGATGATGGGGATCCGGTTCCAGCCGTCGGCCCGCATGGCGCCGCCCGAGACCAGGCCCAGCCGGGGGGCGGTCTCCCGCGAGGTCAGGTAGCCCACGAACTTTCCCCTCCGGATGATGGGAACTTTCTGGGCCGGCACGCCCTCGTCGTCCCAGCCGAAGGTTCCCAGT
This window encodes:
- a CDS encoding tetratricopeptide repeat protein, encoding MKNDMKIIAKLMPRFLAAALLVSAAGGCAYFNSYYNAKKLYDSGTRSRQGFPDTLSAAGAQASALQQAADKFAGVAGSYPGSRWAAPSLYYMGNCFFFTGQNEKALRKFQEVWQFYGQGKYAPLARLNSAVLNYKLGDYPAALTDIQLLRTGTDKEIHRRISFLEAEIAQISGDYSQAAILWQRFLFNHPKGDLTVEARFKYAQCLIILGQTPQAVQELEVLAGKRLPQNTGYQVKMLLAQSYQNLGDTEKALRIYRSLLKKALPGSPQADLMELMISQIIAATATMPDAMKIYDQLAQKYPKSLAASVSYFRMGELQESSQNLDSAKTLFTLASQRPKDGLDFPLFSNIHSLSLKKMENISLLGGYRQQLDSAAAEQNAQLLFLMAEHYLFGLNQPDSAVSVYLKLASGYPALPIAAKSLYAAAWTLDKYHRDSVQVNNYRLQLVEKYPYTRYANAARMEMGLPPDLAVSDSEPTIEFKLKPKAAPAKPDTVAPPAELQSEPGPQNLPAPAIPGPADDDNRIRIDK